GTCGGGCACCTCCCGCCAACGCGGGTCGTCGTCCAACGGCTCGGAGGCCAACGTCACCGCGCCGTCGCCCGAACGCACCCACAGCGAGTGGGTCCACGTGGTGCCGGCGAGCACAGTTCCGTTGGTGAGCAAAAGGTTCAGCCGCGAACCGGGCGCGGCGGCGGCCACTTCGGACACCACGTCGGCGAGCGCCGGACCGGGCGCGGCGCCCGACGCGAGCCGGGACCGCGCCAACGCCCACAGCAGCGCCGCGTCGGTCGGCGCGTCCAACGTCAGCAGCGTCGCCACCGACAGCGTCTTGGCGACGTCCACCACGGACTCCGGCCAGTCGGCCACCCGCCCGTTGTGGCTGAACAGCCACTGCCCGTCGGTGAACGGCGCGCAGGCGGTGTCCGCCACCGGCATGCCGACCGTCGCCGACCGGACGGCGGCCAGCACCGCGCCGGACACCGTCGCCCGGCTCAGCGCGAGCAGGTTCTCGTCCGACCAGATCGTGCCCGCCCGGCGGTAGCGCAGCGCCGGACCGCCCGGCGCGGGGTACCAGCCCACGCCGTAGCCGTCCACGTTGACCGCGCCGCCGCCGCGCATGTCCCCCGGCGCGTACGACTGCCGGACCAGC
This is a stretch of genomic DNA from Saccharothrix ecbatanensis. It encodes these proteins:
- the egtC gene encoding ergothioneine biosynthesis protein EgtC, whose translation is MCRHLGYLGPAVPVAALVHDPPNSLVRQSYAPGDMRGGGAVNVDGYGVGWYPAPGGPALRYRRAGTIWSDENLLALSRATVSGAVLAAVRSATVGMPVADTACAPFTDGQWLFSHNGRVADWPESVVDVAKTLSVATLLTLDAPTDAALLWALARSRLASGAAPGPALADVVSEVAAAAPGSRLNLLLTNGTVLAGTTWTHSLWVRSGDGAVTLASEPLDDDPRWREVPDGHVVTADVSTVDVRRIGRG